In the Helicoverpa zea isolate HzStark_Cry1AcR chromosome 27, ilHelZeax1.1, whole genome shotgun sequence genome, one interval contains:
- the LOC124643489 gene encoding gastrula zinc finger protein XlCGF57.1-like translates to MEISVETFDKICRVCLIECADMKSLFTKMEDGDRNLFELLAFTANIHVKLEDALPKQVCGECESVMCKADAFKRRCAYSNTILNNIYQNSISNSNATIIDEKCSIKDENDDLTEKLSSYVSFPPCDVRNNSSENGFDKKSNLVQDSSIYEAADSSFFNINNSKAPESTEPTVKQELTLNFNDEIDFADHFDKATESETLPIESKEEPLKNEEKTYTCICGQTFKLKDKYKSHLKLKSCNKYKKIFKNVNKNKLDDIQNEIECIDCNRKFKTMNAWRIHQQVHKNKQLGEKKTPFFTCKFCLWEFKSEVTLATHIQKHEKTFDSKTETYQCSFCLRKFKNKTSLAAHIQRHEQTDNIKHICKICKREFKYKAYLENHVLTMHSKKNGLSCEVCSQNFANEESLELHKDSHKNEKKHQCTVCNKAFVMSCTLKEHMRTHTGEKPFLCSQCGRGFSQKTNLAQHMRRHQGLKPFKCESCEKRFVSKGELDAHNRKHSGAHPFVCDDCGNGFTTSSALVKHRRIHTGEKPYQCDLCPMRFAASGTLKNHRRTHTGERPFQCSYCEKAFVQRNDLISHIRCHTGEKPYICTQCGQSFRKASGLKSHVKMHVKEPGSMLQGVMLNGMQCAEQ, encoded by the exons ATGGAAATAAGTGTGGAGACGTTCGACAAAATATGCCGCGTCTGTTTAATAGAATGTGCCGATATGAAATCCTTATTTACGAAAATGGAGGATGGGGATCGCAATTTGTTTGAACTTTTAGCATTTACAGCTAATATTCATGTTAAATTAGAAGATGCTCTGCCGAAACAGGTTTGTGGTGAATGTGAGTCTGTCATGTGCAAGGCTGATGCTTTTAAACGACGATGTGCCTACTCAAACACGATCTTAAACAATATTTACCAAAATTCCATTAGCAACAGCAACGCGACGATTATCGACgaaaaatgttcaataaaagATGAAAATGATGATTTAACGGAAAAATTAAGCAGCTACGTTAGTTTTCCGCCTTGTGATGTCAGAAATAATAGTTCAGAAAACGGTTTTGATAAGAAAAGTAATTTGGTACAAGACTCTTCAATTTACGAAGCGGCTGACTCTagttttttcaatataaataattctaAGGCACCTGAGAGTACTGAACCCACGGTCAAACAAGAACTAACGTTAAATTTCAATGATGAAATAGATTTTGCAGATCATTTTGACAAAGCAACTGAATCTGAAACTCTACCCATAGAATCTAAAGAGGAACCAttgaaaaatgaagaaaaaacctATACTTGTATCTGTGGACAAACATTTAAGTTAAAAGACAAATATAAAAGCCATTTAAAGCTAAAAAGCTGTAACAAgtacaagaaaatatttaagaatgttaataaaaataaattagatgaTATTCAAAATGAGATTGAATGCATTGATTGCAATCGTAAGTTTAAGACAATGAATGCTTGGAGAATTCACCAACAAgtacacaaaaacaaacaattgggtgaaaaaaaaacaccattttTCACTTGCAAGTTTTGTTTATGGGAGTTCAAATCGGAGGTGACTCTAGCTACTCATATTCAAAAACATGAGAAAACATTTGACAGTAAAACAGAGACGTACCAATGCTCATTCTGTCTacgtaaatttaaaaataaaacatcattaGCAGCTCACATACAAAGACATGAACAGACAGACAACATAAAACAcatttgcaaaatatgtaaaagagAATTTAAGTACAAAGCATACTTAGAAAATCACGTATTAACTATGCATTCGAAGAAAAATGGTTTAAGTTGTGAAGTGTGTAGTCAGAATTTTGCAAACGAAGAGAGCTTGGAGTTACATAAGGATAGTCATAAGAATGAGAAGAAACATCAATGTACGGTGTGTAATAAGGCGTTTGTTATGTCCTGTACGTTAAAGGAACATATGCGGACGCATACCGGTGAGAAACCGTTCCTCTGCTCGCAGTGCGGACGAGGGTTTAGCCAGAAAACTAACTTGGCTCAACATATGAGAAGACATCAGGGATTGAAACcttttaaatgtgaaagttgTGAAAAGag ATTCGTATCAAAAGGCGAACTAGACGCCCACAACCGCAAACACAGCGGTGCCCACCCCTTCGTCTGCGACGACTGTGGGAACGGCTTCACCACATCCAGCGCTCTAGTCAAACACAGACGTATACACACCGGAGAGAAACCTTATCAATGCGACCTCTGTCCCATGAGGTTTGCAGCCTCAGGAACACTGAAGAACCACCGTAGAACTCACACCGGTGAACGTCCATTCCAATGCTCTTATTGCGAAAAAGCTTTTGTGCAACGCAATGACTTGATTTCACATATCCGTTGTCATACAGGTGAGAAGCCGTATATATGTACTCAGTGTGGGCAGTCGTTCAGAAAGGCTTCAGGATTGAAGAGTCATGTGAAAATGCATGTGAAAGAGCCAGGGAGTATGTTGCAAGGTGTCATGTTGAATGGTATGCAGTGTGCTGAACAGTGA